One window of Camelina sativa cultivar DH55 chromosome 4, Cs, whole genome shotgun sequence genomic DNA carries:
- the LOC104779638 gene encoding uncharacterized protein LOC104779638 isoform X2: protein MYSSSNFLQFHSTATTTAIPIPNASPFMLRRSSYGFGVFHRKRARFKQQTRSSFRVNSSILPPPFDGSVPLDSFAPSVAGFASGFAVFLSSRLFGRRSSIVDDDVVAGEWILLTTPTPFNRFVLLRCSSLFSFDDSSESLSDRLVTDERHFVTSDTGKITVSSPDEKTPLEYQRVCITTEDGGVVSLDWPANLDIKEERGMDTTVIFIPGTPQGSMDEGVRSFVCEALRRGLFPVVMNPRGCAGSPLTTPRLFTAGDSDDVSTALRFLTKTRPWTTLTAVGRGYGANMLTKYLAEAGERSPLTAAVCIDNPFDLEEITRTSPYSTSLDQQITGGLVEILLANKELFQGRAKAFDVGKALSSKSVREFDKALSMVTYGCESIEDFYSSCATRDVIGEIKVPVLFIQNDNVVPPYTIPRSSIAENPYTSLLLCSSSPDLIDGRTVAVSWCQDLAIEWLTAVELALLKGRHPLLKDVDVTVNPSKGLVFSEARAPEKSIGAKKLVQAAHKKTVNGYDVDPFKETLEDSDITPNSNLSTGTDLEKNVKVDNGSDETENSRVSTSSLVEVESIEDNESNVEESERGQVLQTAEVVVNMLDVTMPGTLKDEEKKKVMDAVGRGETVLTALQDAVPEDVRGKITTAVTGILQSGGTKLNLEKLKLPRISPGLKKAEEAKKETSSAIDQKDSHSPDPIDKSDDLVSGSDDTITGSDNSPGGIELEHSPTEVSQKDGDSGKSQPVDSDQDDSLGNHESYTNEKNSAADGSENASEAKSDSVNQGPIGTEDVTSNDDKVEQGSGVVTVQRQVETKKHDEKGAPIADEKSSVADAFEKASDTKNDSINPPPVGVDDITSDGDKVDQAAVLSQQQRKEETNKNNDNEKQSATDQDKVTSTDNEGDAGKSSASQPVEKDISDDQSKETKIMQPVSDQTKPAIQEPNQSKFNVSHAFEALTGMDDETQVAVNSVFGVLENMISQLDEENKEGNEVSDEKNLKDTKTLNDEKNITNEAMSPSEEEILDKRETESLMPSENSHDPACIVNETEKSSESDKVTGEMIEKDLGRDEFVNGKHSPKVLPERNTDSVENSSHDGYRGYRGEKLSKEKIAKQLDLDTTTALMLDYYPEEGEWKLLDQQPEHLDNDYYPEAGKWKLLDQQPEYLGNLADNAAASRDTHENVQVHSLSVGNEDNVIEPAYMILNHGQESELSEMHDATDNQNDGPHKLDEGCEELEHLIKVIVSDSLNVEVQRRMGSAGMRQIKSQLSKDIRMVAKTFSYSVVYAEPTWTFIRNSKTSNGPSGKVGKLHGDAIIRAIASAVQEAHFLRQVLPIGVVVGSVLAALRKYFDVSTTTNSAKRDIVPGRTQKYENNGAAKRVLPDKVSKETQQNNSTIGEMVESGLQNINNEGVMVSDNGATTSVVPSKVSKESKQNNSTIGEMVESGLQSINNEGVMVGAVTAALGASAMLAQDEDPQRGGFMSKSSEKDSQHKESGKLDQSNMVASFAEKAMSIAGPAVPTKETGEVDQDRIVAMLADLGQRGGILKLVGKLALLWGGLRGAMSLTDKLIQFLRMDEWPLLKRAVGFIGMLLVLWSPVVIPLLPTLLQSWSTTGENFLAINTP from the exons ATGTACTCGTCTTCCaattttcttcaatttcactcaacagcaacaacaaccgCCATACCTATACCAAACGCCTCTCCGTTTATGCTCCGCCGTAGCTCATACGGCTTCGGTGTGTTTCACAGGAAGCGAGCTCGTTTCAAACAACAGACTCGGAGTTCGTTTCGCGTAAATTCCTCAATTCTCCCTCCTCCTTTCGATGGCAGCGTTCCTCTCGATTCCTTTGCTCCATCCGTCGCCGGATTCGCTTCCGGCTTTGCCGTTTTTCTATCGTCGAGGTTGTTTGGAAGAAGATCATCAATCGTTGATGATGACGTTGTTGCTGGGGAATGGATTCTTCTCACGACTCCTACGCCGTTTAACAGATTTGTTCTTCTCCGTTGCTCCTCTTTGTTCTCCTTTGATGACTCTTCTGAGAGTTTAAGCGACAGACTCGTGACTGATGAGAGGCATTTCGTTACTTCGGATACCGGGAAGATTACTGTATCGTCTCCGGATGAGAAGACTCCGTTGGAGTATCAGAGGGTTTGTATCACTACTGAGGACGGTGGCGTTGTATCCCTTGATTGGCCGGCTAATTTGGACATTAAGGAGGAGCGTGGGATGGATACGACGGTGATTTTTATACCTGGAACGCCGCAAGGCAGTATGGATGAAGGCGTTCGATCTTTTGTATGCGAAGCTCTGAGGCGGGGATTGTTTCCTGTGGTCATGAACCCTAGAGGTTGTGCTGGTTCGCCTCTCACTACACCTCG GTTGTTTACAGCTGGTGACAGTGATGATGTATCCACAGCTTTGCGATTCTTAACCAAGACAAGGCCATGGACGACACTTACGGCTGTGGGGCGAGGGTATGGTGCAAATATGTTGACAAAGTACCTGGCAGAAGCTGGGGAAAGATCACCTCTTACAGCTGCTGTATGCATTGATAATCCCTTTGACCTTGAGGAGATCACACGAACATCTCCTTATTCTACTAGTTTGGATCAACAAATTACAGGTGGATTAGTTGAGATATTGCTGGCAAATAAG GAGCTTTTCCAAGGCAGAGCAAAAGCCTTTGATGTTGGAAAGGCTTTGTCTTCAAAATCAGTTCGCGAATTTGATAAAGCCTTGTCCATGGTGACATATGGTTGCGAGAGTATAGAAGATTTCTATTCCAGTTGTGCAACCAGAGATGTGATTGGGGAAATAAAAGTTCCTGTCCTCTTTATACAG AATGACAATGTGGTACCACCTTATACAATACCACGGAGTTCAATAGCTGAAAATCCATACACAAGTCTGCTTCTGTGCTCGTCTTCACCAGATCTGATCGATGGACGTACAGTGGCCGTGTCTTGGTGCCAGGACCTTGCGATTGAG TGGTTGACAGCTGTAGAACTTGCGCTTCTGAAAGGTCGTCATCCACTTTTGAAAGACGTGGATGTTACTGTTAACCCTTCAAAGGGCTTAGTTTTTTCGGAAGCCAGAGCACCTGAAAAAAGTATCGGGGCCAAGAAGCTCGTACAGGCAGCCCATAAAAAGACGGTGAATGGTTACGATGTAGATCCTTTCAAGGAAACACTTGAAGACAGTGACATCACCCCAAACTCAAATTTGTCGACTGGAACAGATTTAGAAAAGAATGTTAAAGTCGATAATGGATCTGATGAAACAGAAAATAGTAGAGTTTCAACAAGCAGTCTTGTTGAAGTTGAATCAATCGAAGATAATGAGTCTAACgtagaagaaagtgaaagaggTCAGGTGTTGCAGACTGCAGAAGTGGTTGTCAACATGCTGGATGTAACCATGCCTGGCACCctaaaagatgaagagaagaaaaag GTTATGGATGCTGTTGGTCGAGGAGAGACAGTTCTAACAGCATTGCAAGATGCCGTGCCAGAAGACGTTCGTGGGAAGATTACAACAGCTGTAACTGGGATCTTGCAGTCAGGTGGCACTAAATTAAATCTTGAAAAGCTGAAGCTTCCTAGGATATCACCAGGATTGAAAAAAGCGGaggaagcaaagaaagaaacatcaaGTGCCATAGATCAAAAGGATTCTCATTCTCCCGATCCGATAGATAAGAGCGATGATTTGGTGAGTGGCTCAGACGACACCATTACTGGCTCGGACAATTCTCCAGGTGGAATAGAACTAGAGCATTCCCCTACCGAGGTTTCCCAGAAAGACGGTGATTCTGGAAAGTCCCAACCTGTTGACAGTGATCAAGATGATAGTCTTGGAAATCACGAGTCATATACCAATGAAAAGAACAGTGCAGCTGATGGTTCTGAGAATGCTTCCGAAGCAAAGAGTGATAGTGTTAACCAGGGGCCAATCGGCACAGAGGATGTCACTAGTAATGATGACAAAGTGGAGCAAGGTTCTGGAGTAGTTACGGTTCAAAGACAGGTAGAAACTAAGAAACACGATGAGAAAGGAGCACCAATTGCTGATGAAAAATCCAGTGTAGCTGATGCTTTCGAGAAGGCTTCAGATACAAAGAATGATAGTATCAACCCACCGCCAGTTGGTGTAGACGATATAACTAGTGATGGGGACAAAGTGGACCAAGCTGCTGTACTATCTCAACAACAAAGAAAGGaggaaactaataaaaataatgataacGAAAAACAGTCTGCCACAGATCAAGACAAGGTGACATCTACCGACAATGAAGGAGATGCTGGAAAATCTTCTGCTTCACAGCCTGTAGAGAAAGACATAAGTGATGATCAgagcaaagaaaccaaaattatGCAGCCTGTATCAGACCAAACTAAGCCAGCAATTCAGGAACCAAATCAGTCCAAATTTAATGTTTCCCACGCATTTGAAGCATTGACGGGGATGGATGATGAAACTCAGGTAGCTGTCAATAGTGTTTTCGGTGTGCTCGAAAACATGATTTCTCAGCtggatgaagaaaataaagaaggaaaTGAGGTAAGTGATGAGAAGAATCTCAAGGATACGAAGACTCTCAACGATGAGAAGAATATCACTAATGAGGCAATGTCTCCATCTGAAGAGGAAATTCTCGACAAGAGAGAAACCGAGAGCCTTATGCCCTCTGAAAACTCACATGATCCTGCATGCATTGTgaatgaaacagaaaaaagTTCTGAAAGTGATAAGGTAACAGGGGAAATGATTGAAAAAGATTTGGGCAGAGATGAATTTGTGAATGGTAAGCATTCACCAAAGGTTCTACCTGAAAGAAATACAGATTCTGTCGAAAATTCTTCTCATGATGGATACCGTGGATACCGTGGGGAGAAActttcaaaagaaaagattgcAAAGCAGTTAGACTTAGATACAACCACTGCTCTCATGCTTGACTATTATCCAGAGGAAGGTGAATGGAAACTCCTTGATCAACAACCAGAACACTTGGATAATGACTATTATCCAGAGGCAGGTAAATGGAAGCTCCTAGATCAACAACCAGAATACTTGGGTAACCTTGCCGACAATGCAGCAGCCAGCAGAGATACGCACGAAAATGTTCAGGTTCATTCCCTTAGTGTAGGTAATGAAGACAACGTCATTGAGCCTGCATATATGATATTGAACCATGGACAAGAGTCGGAGCTCTCCGAAATGCATGATGCAACGGACAATCAAAATGATGGTCCTCACAAATTAGACGAAGGATGTGAG GAATTAGAGCACCTCATTAAAGTTATTGTATCGGACTCTTTGAACGTAGAAGTTCAACGCAGGATGGGTTCAGCTGGCATGAGACAAATTAAGTCTCAACTCAGTAAGGATATAAGAATGGTGGCAAAGACATTTTCTTATTCTGTTGTATATGCAGAGCCTACTTGGACTTTCATAAGGAATAGCAAAACTTCCAATGGCCCTTCTGGAAAAGTAGGTAAACTTCATGGGGACGCTATCATTAGGGCAATTGCATCTGCTGTCCAGGAGGCGCATTTTCTCAGACAAGTACTGCctattggtgttgttgttggctCTGTTTTAGCTGCTTTGAGAAAGTATTTCGATGTGTCTACAACAACCAACAGTGCTAAGAGAGATATTGTCCCGGGTAGAACACAAAAGTACGAGAACAATGGTGCAGCGAAGAGGGTTCTGCCAGACAAAGTGAGCAAGGAGACCCAACAAAACAACTCGACCATTGGAGAAATGGTGGAATCTGGCCTGCAAAATATTAACAATGAGGGTGTCATGGTTAGTGACAATGGTGCAACAACGAGTGTTGTGCCAAGCAAAGTGAGCAAGGagagcaaacaaaacaactcGACCATTGGAGAAATGGTGGAATCTGGCCTGCAAAGTATTAACAATGAGGGTGTCATGGTTGGTGCTGTAACAGCTGCTTTGGGAGCATCTGCGATGCTGGCTCAAGACGAG GATCCACAAAGAGGTGGCTTCATGTCAAAATCATCAGAGAAAGATAGTCAACATAAAGAATCGGGAAAGCTCGATCAGAGCAATATGGTGGCAAGTTTTGCTGAGAAAGCCATGTCCATAGCTGGTCCTGCTGTTCCAACAAAGGAAACTGGTGAAGTGGATCAGGATAG GATTGTGGCAATGTTGGCAGATTTGGGTCAAAGGGGTGGTATATTGAAGTTAGTTGGCAAACTTGCTCTGCTTTGGGGTGGCCTTCGTGGTGCTATGAGTTTAACTGATAAGCTAATCCAATTTTTGCGTATGGATGAGTGGCCCTTGCTCAAGAG GGCTGTGGGCTTTATTGGGATGTTGCTCGTTTTATGGTCACCGGTTGTGATTCCATTGCTTCCAACACTTCTCCAGAGCTGGTCTACAA CTGGAGAAAACTTCTTGGCCATTAATACTCCGTGA
- the LOC104779638 gene encoding uncharacterized protein LOC104779638 isoform X4, translating into MYSSSNFLQFHSTATTTAIPIPNASPFMLRRSSYGFGVFHRKRARFKQQTRSSFRVNSSILPPPFDGSVPLDSFAPSVAGFASGFAVFLSSRLFGRRSSIVDDDVVAGEWILLTTPTPFNRFVLLRCSSLFSFDDSSESLSDRLVTDERHFVTSDTGKITVSSPDEKTPLEYQRVCITTEDGGVVSLDWPANLDIKEERGMDTTVIFIPGTPQGSMDEGVRSFVCEALRRGLFPVVMNPRGCAGSPLTTPRLFTAGDSDDVSTALRFLTKTRPWTTLTAVGRGYGANMLTKYLAEAGERSPLTAAVCIDNPFDLEEITRTSPYSTSLDQQITGGLVEILLANKELFQGRAKAFDVGKALSSKSVREFDKALSMVTYGCESIEDFYSSCATRDVIGEIKVPVLFIQNDNVVPPYTIPRSSIAENPYTSLLLCSSSPDLIDGRTVAVSWCQDLAIEWLTAVELALLKGRHPLLKDVDVTVNPSKGLVFSEARAPEKSIGAKKLVQAAHKKTVNGYDVDPFKETLEDSDITPNSNLSTGTDLEKNVKVDNGSDETENSRVSTSSLVEVESIEDNESNVEESERGQVLQTAEVVVNMLDVTMPGTLKDEEKKKVMDAVGRGETVLTALQDAVPEDVRGKITTAVTGILQSGGTKLNLEKLKLPRISPGLKKAEEAKKETSSAIDQKDSHSPDPIDKSDDLVSGSDDTITGSDNSPGGIELEHSPTEVSQKDGDSGKSQPVDSDQDDSLGNHESYTNEKNSAADGSENASEAKSDSVNQGPIGTEDVTSNDDKVEQGSGVVTVQRQVETKKHDEKGAPIADEKSSVADAFEKASDTKNDSINPPPVGVDDITSDGDKVDQAAVLSQQQRKEETNKNNDNEKQSATDQDKVTSTDNEGDAGKSSASQPVEKDISDDQSKETKIMQPVSDQTKPAIQEPNQSKFNVSHAFEALTGMDDETQVAVNSVFGVLENMISQLDEENKEGNEVSDEKNLKDTKTLKDEKNVTNEAMSPSEEEIPDKRETESLMPSENSHDPACSVSETEKSSGNDKVTGEMIEKDLGRDEFVNGKHSSKVLPERNTDSVENSSHDGYRGYRGEKLSKEKIAKQLDLDTTTALMLDYYPEEGEWKLLDQQPEHLDNDYYPEAGKWKLLDQQPEYLGNLAENAAASRDTHGNVQVHSLSVGNEDNIIEPAYVILDHGQESELSEMHDATDNQNDGPHKLDEGCKELEHLIKVIVSDSLNVEVQRRMGSAGMRQIKSQLSKDIRMVAKTFSYSVVYAEPTWTFIRNSKTSNGPSGKVGKLHGDAIIRAIASAVQEAHFLRQVLPIGVVVGSVLAALRKYFDVSTTTNSAKRDIVPGRTQKYENNGAAKRVLPDKVSKETQQNNSTIGEMVESGLQNINNEGVMVSDNGATTSVVPSKVSKESKQNNSTIGEMVESGLQSINNEGVMVGAVTAALGASAMLAQDEDPQRGGFMSKSSEKDSQHKESGKLDQSNMVASFAEKAMSIAGPAVPTKETGEVDQDRIVAMLADLGQRGGILKLVGKLALLWGGLRGAMSLTDKLIQFLRMDEWPLLKRAVGFIGMLLVLWSPVVIPLLPTLLQSWSTSNPSRVAELASVVGLYVAVFILVMLWGKRVRKYENPFMQYGLDFKASVKVKIQVFLKAFAGGMTVVLLIQFVNAILGAAIFSRPPYFPHPFDAMKCLKGCGQLLMLIVRGITAATFVVLVEELLFRSWMPDEIAIDLGYHQSIIITGFIFALFQRSLRSIPGLWLLSLALAGARARSQGNLIVPIGLRAGTIATSFLLQSGGFLTYNPSSPAWIAGSRPLQPFSGVVGLGVSLALALILYPRHSPETKMQKYN; encoded by the exons ATGTACTCGTCTTCCaattttcttcaatttcactcaacagcaacaacaaccgCCATACCTATACCAAACGCCTCTCCGTTTATGCTCCGCCGTAGCTCATACGGCTTCGGTGTGTTTCACAGGAAGCGAGCTCGTTTCAAACAACAGACTCGGAGTTCGTTTCGCGTAAATTCCTCAATTCTCCCTCCTCCTTTCGATGGCAGCGTTCCTCTCGATTCCTTTGCTCCATCCGTCGCCGGATTCGCTTCCGGCTTTGCCGTTTTTCTATCGTCGAGGTTGTTTGGAAGAAGATCATCAATCGTTGATGATGACGTTGTTGCTGGGGAATGGATTCTTCTCACGACTCCTACGCCGTTTAACAGATTTGTTCTTCTCCGTTGCTCCTCTTTGTTCTCCTTTGATGACTCTTCTGAGAGTTTAAGCGACAGACTCGTGACTGATGAGAGGCATTTCGTTACTTCGGATACCGGGAAGATTACTGTATCGTCTCCGGATGAGAAGACTCCGTTGGAGTATCAGAGGGTTTGTATCACTACTGAGGACGGTGGCGTTGTATCCCTTGATTGGCCGGCTAATTTGGACATTAAGGAGGAGCGTGGGATGGATACGACGGTGATTTTTATACCTGGAACGCCGCAAGGCAGTATGGATGAAGGCGTTCGATCTTTTGTATGCGAAGCTCTGAGGCGGGGATTGTTTCCTGTGGTCATGAACCCTAGAGGTTGTGCTGGTTCGCCTCTCACTACACCTCG GTTGTTTACAGCTGGTGACAGTGATGATGTATCCACAGCTTTGCGATTCTTAACCAAGACAAGGCCATGGACGACACTTACGGCTGTGGGGCGAGGGTATGGTGCAAATATGTTGACAAAGTACCTGGCAGAAGCTGGGGAAAGATCACCTCTTACAGCTGCTGTATGCATTGATAATCCCTTTGACCTTGAGGAGATCACACGAACATCTCCTTATTCTACTAGTTTGGATCAACAAATTACAGGTGGATTAGTTGAGATATTGCTGGCAAATAAG GAGCTTTTCCAAGGCAGAGCAAAAGCCTTTGATGTTGGAAAGGCTTTGTCTTCAAAATCAGTTCGCGAATTTGATAAAGCCTTGTCCATGGTGACATATGGTTGCGAGAGTATAGAAGATTTCTATTCCAGTTGTGCAACCAGAGATGTGATTGGGGAAATAAAAGTTCCTGTCCTCTTTATACAG AATGACAATGTGGTACCACCTTATACAATACCACGGAGTTCAATAGCTGAAAATCCATACACAAGTCTGCTTCTGTGCTCGTCTTCACCAGATCTGATCGATGGACGTACAGTGGCCGTGTCTTGGTGCCAGGACCTTGCGATTGAG TGGTTGACAGCTGTAGAACTTGCGCTTCTGAAAGGTCGTCATCCACTTTTGAAAGACGTGGATGTTACTGTTAACCCTTCAAAGGGCTTAGTTTTTTCGGAAGCCAGAGCACCTGAAAAAAGTATCGGGGCCAAGAAGCTCGTACAGGCAGCCCATAAAAAGACGGTGAATGGTTACGATGTAGATCCTTTCAAGGAAACACTTGAAGACAGTGACATCACCCCAAACTCAAATTTGTCGACTGGAACAGATTTAGAAAAGAATGTTAAAGTCGATAATGGATCTGATGAAACAGAAAATAGTAGAGTTTCAACAAGCAGTCTTGTTGAAGTTGAATCAATCGAAGATAATGAGTCTAACgtagaagaaagtgaaagaggTCAGGTGTTGCAGACTGCAGAAGTGGTTGTCAACATGCTGGATGTAACCATGCCTGGCACCctaaaagatgaagagaagaaaaag GTTATGGATGCTGTTGGTCGAGGAGAGACAGTTCTAACAGCATTGCAAGATGCCGTGCCAGAAGACGTTCGTGGGAAGATTACAACAGCTGTAACTGGGATCTTGCAGTCAGGTGGCACTAAATTAAATCTTGAAAAGCTGAAGCTTCCTAGGATATCACCAGGATTGAAAAAAGCGGaggaagcaaagaaagaaacatcaaGTGCCATAGATCAAAAGGATTCTCATTCTCCCGATCCGATAGATAAGAGCGATGATTTGGTGAGTGGCTCAGACGACACCATTACTGGCTCGGACAATTCTCCAGGTGGAATAGAACTAGAGCATTCCCCTACCGAGGTTTCCCAGAAAGACGGTGATTCTGGAAAGTCCCAACCTGTTGACAGTGATCAAGATGATAGTCTTGGAAATCACGAGTCATATACCAATGAAAAGAACAGTGCAGCTGATGGTTCTGAGAATGCTTCCGAAGCAAAGAGTGATAGTGTTAACCAGGGGCCAATCGGCACAGAGGATGTCACTAGTAATGATGACAAAGTGGAGCAAG GTTCTGGAGTAGTTACGGTTCAAAGACAGGTAGAAACTAAGAAACACGATGAGAAAGGAGCACCAATTGCTGATGAAAAATCCAGTGTAGCTGATGCTTTCGAGAAGGCTTCAGATACAAAGAATGATAGTATCAACCCACCGCCAGTTGGTGTAGACGATATAACTAGTGATGGGGACAAAGTGGACCAAGCTGCTGTACTATCTCAACAACAAAGAAAGGaggaaactaataaaaataatgataacGAAAAACAGTCTGCCACAGATCAAGACAAGGTGACATCTACCGACAATGAAGGAGATGCTGGAAAATCTTCTGCTTCACAGCCTGTAGAGAAAGACATAAGTGATGATCAgagcaaagaaaccaaaattatGCAGCCTGTATCAGACCAAACTAAGCCAGCAATTCAGGAACCAAATCAGTCCAAATTTAATGTTTCCCACGCATTTGAAGCATTGACGGGGATGGATGATGAAACTCAGGTAGCTGTCAATAGTGTTTTCGGTGTGCTCGAAAACATGATTTCTCAGCtggatgaagaaaataaagaaggaaaTGAGGTAAGTGATGAGAAGAATCTCAAGGATACGAAGACTCTCAAGGATGAGAAGAATGTCACTAATGAGGCAATGTCTCCATCTGAAGAGGAAATTCCCGACAAGAGAGAAACCGAGAGCCTTATGCCCTCTGAAAACTCACATGATCCTGCATGCAGTGTGAGTGAAACTGAAAAAAGTTCTGGAAATGATAAGGTAACAGGGGAAATGATTGAAAAAGATTTGGGCAGAGATGAATTTGTGAATGGTAAGCATTCATCAAAGGTTCTGCCTGAAAGAAATACAGATTCTGTCGAAAATTCTTCTCATGATGGATACCGTGGATATCGTGGGGAGAAActttcaaaagaaaagattgcAAAGCAGTTAGACTTAGATACAACCACTGCTCTCATGCTTGACTATTATCCAGAGGAAGGTGAATGGAAACTCCTTGATCAACAACCAGAACACTTGGATAATGACTATTATCCAGAGGCAGGTAAATGGAAGCTCCTAGATCAACAACCAGAATACTTGGGTAACCTTGCCGAAAATGCAGCAGCCAGCAGAGATACGCACGGAAATGTTCAGGTTCATTCCCTTAGTGTAGGTAATGAAGACAACATCATTGAGCCTGCATATGTGATATTGGACCATGGACAAGAGTCCGAGCTCTCTGAAATGCATGATGCAACGGACAATCAAAATGATGGTCCTCACAAATTAGACGAAGGATGTAAGGAATTAGAGCACCTCATTAAAGTTATTGTATCGGACTCTTTGAACGTAGAAGTTCAACGCAGGATGGGTTCAGCTGGCATGAGACAAATTAAGTCTCAACTCAGTAAGGATATAAGAATGGTGGCAAAGACATTTTCTTATTCTGTTGTATATGCAGAGCCTACTTGGACTTTCATAAGGAATAGCAAAACTTCCAATGGCCCTTCTGGAAAAGTAGGTAAACTTCATGGGGACGCTATCATTAGGGCAATTGCATCTGCTGTCCAGGAGGCGCATTTTCTCAGACAAGTACTGCctattggtgttgttgttggctCTGTTTTAGCTGCTTTGAGAAAGTATTTCGATGTGTCTACAACAACCAACAGTGCTAAGAGAGATATTGTCCCGGGTAGAACACAAAAGTACGAGAACAATGGTGCAGCGAAGAGGGTTCTGCCAGACAAAGTGAGCAAGGAGACCCAACAAAACAACTCGACCATTGGAGAAATGGTGGAATCTGGCCTGCAAAATATTAACAATGAGGGTGTCATGGTTAGTGACAATGGTGCAACAACGAGTGTTGTGCCAAGCAAAGTGAGCAAGGagagcaaacaaaacaactcGACCATTGGAGAAATGGTGGAATCTGGCCTGCAAAGTATTAACAATGAGGGTGTCATGGTTGGTGCTGTAACAGCTGCTTTGGGAGCATCTGCGATGCTGGCTCAAGACGAG GATCCACAAAGAGGTGGCTTCATGTCAAAATCATCAGAGAAAGATAGTCAACATAAAGAATCGGGAAAGCTCGATCAGAGCAATATGGTGGCAAGTTTTGCTGAGAAAGCCATGTCCATAGCTGGTCCTGCTGTTCCAACAAAGGAAACTGGTGAAGTGGATCAGGATAG GATTGTGGCAATGTTGGCAGATTTGGGTCAAAGGGGTGGTATATTGAAGTTAGTTGGCAAACTTGCTCTGCTTTGGGGTGGCCTTCGTGGTGCTATGAGTTTAACTGATAAGCTAATCCAATTTTTGCGTATGGATGAGTGGCCCTTGCTCAAGAG GGCTGTGGGCTTTATTGGGATGTTGCTCGTTTTATGGTCACCGGTTGTGATTCCATTGCTTCCAACACTTCTCCAGAGCTGGTCTACAAGTAATCCCTCTAGAGTGGCGGAATTAGCTAGTGTAGTTGGCCTCTATGTTGCTGTTTTTATTCTTGTCATGCTGTGGGGAAAGAGAGTACGGAAGTATGAAAACCCATTCATGCAATATGGGCTTGATTTTAAGGCATCAGTCAAAGTAAAG ATTCAAGTGTTTTTGAAGGCCTTTGCAGGGGGCATGACAGTCGTTCTATTAATACAGTTCGTAAATGCAATATTAGGAGCTGCAATCTTTTCTCGACCGCCATATTTTCCACATCCTTTTGATGCCATGAAGTGTCTCAAGGGATGCGGGCAATTGCTTATGCTAATAGTAAGGGGAATTACAGCTGCGACATTTGTTGTGCTTGTGGAAGAGTTACTCTTCAGGTCATGGATGCCTGATGAGATTGCTATAGATCTAGGCTACCATCAAAGCATTATCATTACTGGTTTCATATTTGCCTTGTTCCAAAG ATCCCTGAGATCAATTCCAGGGTTATGGCTTCTGTCGTTGGCGCTCGCTGGAGCTCGTGCAAGAAGCCAAGGAAATCTGATTGTTCCGATCGGGTTGCGAGCAGGAACCATAGCAACAAGCTTTTTACTACAGTCAGGTGGATTCCTCACCTACAACCCAAGTTCTCCGGCTTGGATTGCAGGGAGCCGCCCTTTACAGCCTTTTAGCGGAGTGGTTGGTCTTGGGGTCTCTTTAGCGTTGGCACTCATTCTTTATCCGAGACATTCTCCAGAAACCAAGATGcagaaatataattaa